CTCTACCAGGACCAAATCGCCCAAGCTCGATCCGACCTGGATGCTCTGCTGGCGCAACTCAGTGAATTCAACCAGACCCTAAGGGAATCGAACTTGAGCGGAGTCATCTCCAAGGATTAAGGCCTCAGTTGCCGGGTTTCAGGACCAAAATGCTGCATTACGGGAGTGTTGCACATCACGACCGGAGGCGTTTCATCGACGACAGTCACGGCGCCCTGGCAGGAGTCCTGCTGAGACTGGTCGTCCTCGACTGTATCCGGCAATTCGGTCTTGCCACCGGCAGATTGGTGCTGTCAGCGCTTGACGGCGTGGCGGCGCAGGGCCCGGTGGTTGCTGACATAGTCGGCGTCGGGAAAGCGCTTGCGGTACTTCTTGCGGGCGAAACCGGGGCCGCTGAGCAGAATGGGAATGCGGTAGGGATGGGCCGCTTCATAGAGGACGTTGTATTCCTTGGCCATCTTGTCCACTTTGCGCAATCGCTGGGCGGTCACGCAGATCAACTCGAAGGGCTCGTTCTTGACCAGGTCGGCCAGCAGGCTGAACCTGATGTGGTCGCCCACGTTGTAGACATCCCATCCTTCCACTTCCAGCACTCGCGAGATGGCATTGACGTGAAGCAGTCCGGGCGAGTCCAAGGAAGCGCACAGGGCCATTTTCCGGTGAGACTTGCGGCAGGTGAGGTTGGGAAAAAGGTAATGGACCGCGTCGTCCAAATTGATCTGCAACAGGCGCTGGTGGCCTTCTGAGACCGACTCGGAGCCGTCCTCGGCCCGAGCCGCTTCCATCACCGGAATCACCACCCGGTCGTAGATCTGACAAAGGCTGAGTCCGCGGATGTGCAGGCGTTCCAGCAGCACCCTCATCTTGCTGCGCCGATTCTGCAGCGCCAGGCGCAGCAAGGCTTGGTGGATGACGGGCATGTTCTTTTCGTTGACGGCCCGTTCGATCTCGGGATCTTCCCAATCGCCGTCCCGCAGCATGCCGGTGGCTTCGAATCCCTGCTTGTCCTGAAACTCGCTCAGTTCGCGGACGCGGAACTTGCGGTGACCGCCGGGGGTGCGCCGGCACTTGAGATCGCCCGAGTCGGCCCAGCGCTTGATGGTGGACGGACTGACATTCCACATCTCGGCGACCTCGCGTGTGGTGAAAAGGCGCTCACTCTTCATCAGCCAACGAATCCTTGGGACTGAACATCCCATCCTCTGCGAGTTTGCCCAGCGGTACGCGTCAGTGGTAGCCGTCTGCGGCGCCTCTCCTTGCAGCATTCGGACTTGGAAAATCAGCCTCTGCGTCGCGATGATAGGGGCTTCGGGGAGCACTGTCAAACCCCGTTCCCGCAGCCAAAGCCGAAATCAGCGATAATGCCCGCATATGACGTTGACCCGCATACTTTGGACGTCGTTCTTGGCCCTGCTACTCAGTTTTTCCGCCATGGCCGAAGACGACGAAAGACTACAGCTTGATAAGATTCAGTTGCCTCCCGGATTCAGCATCGAAGTCTTCACCGCCGACGTTCCCAACGCCCGTTCCTTGGCCCTGGGAGATCAGGGGACGGTCTTCGTGGGAACCCGCACCCGCGGATCGGTCTATGCGGTCGTCGACGAGGACGGCGACCATCGGGCCGACCGCGTCCACACCCTGGCTCGGGGACTGTTCATGCCCAACGGCGTGGCCTTCCGCCAGGGAGATCTCTATCTGGCCGAGGTCAACCGTGTGCTGGTCTACCGCGACATCGAGAGCCGCCTCGGCAATCCTCCCGACCCCGAAGTGGTGGTGGACGGGCTGCCCCGCGATAAGCACCACGGATGGAAGTTCATCGCCTTCGGGCCCGACGGGCGTCTCTACATCCCCATCGGCGCGCCCTGCAACATCTGCCACTCGCAGGATGAGCGCTATGCCACCATTTCGCGGGTCGATCGAGAAGGAAACTTCGAGATCTTCGCCCAGGGCGTGCGCAACTCGGTAGGGTTCGATTTTCATCCCCGGACCGGAGTCCTCTGGTTCACCGACAACGGACGCGACCTGATGGGCGACGAGATTCCCGCCGACGAACTCAACCGGGCTCCCGAGAAGGGCATGCACTTCGGCTATCCCTGGTGCCACCAGGGCGATATTCTCGATCCCCAGATCGGCCAGGACAAGAACTGCGACGACTATGTCGCACCTGCCCGCAAGCTGGGCCCTCACGTGGCCGCCATCGGCATGCGCTTTTACACCGGCGACATGTTTCCCGAGCAGTACAAGAACCAGATCTTCATCGCCGAGCATGGCTCCTGGAACCGCAGCACCCCCATCGGCTACCGAATCACTGTGGTTCGGGTAGCGGACGGCGAGGCCCTCTCCTATGAGACTCTGGCCGAGGGATGGCTGCAGGGCCGGGAGGCCTGGGGACGTCCAGCCGACGTCCAGGTCATGCCCGACGGAGCCTTGCTCATCTCCGACGACGAAGCCGGAGTCCTCTATCGCCTCAGTTACAGCCGCTGATCCCATCCGACCCCTGATATGACCCAAGAACGACTTCTCATCCAATCCAGGGCCGTAGAGCCCTTCATGAAAAACGGCTTCGTGCTGGCCTGCCGCGCCACAAAAGAGGCCGCCTACATCGATCCCGGCGACGAGGTGGAGCAATTGCTGCAGTGGATCGAGCAGAAGCAGCTCAAGCTGGTCTCGATTCCGCTGACCCACGCCCACCTCGATCACATCACGGGGGTGGCCAAGGTCAAGCACAAGCACGACGTGCCCATTTACCTGCACCCTGAAGACGCTCCTC
This window of the Acidobacteriota bacterium genome carries:
- a CDS encoding PQQ-dependent sugar dehydrogenase produces the protein MAEDDERLQLDKIQLPPGFSIEVFTADVPNARSLALGDQGTVFVGTRTRGSVYAVVDEDGDHRADRVHTLARGLFMPNGVAFRQGDLYLAEVNRVLVYRDIESRLGNPPDPEVVVDGLPRDKHHGWKFIAFGPDGRLYIPIGAPCNICHSQDERYATISRVDREGNFEIFAQGVRNSVGFDFHPRTGVLWFTDNGRDLMGDEIPADELNRAPEKGMHFGYPWCHQGDILDPQIGQDKNCDDYVAPARKLGPHVAAIGMRFYTGDMFPEQYKNQIFIAEHGSWNRSTPIGYRITVVRVADGEALSYETLAEGWLQGREAWGRPADVQVMPDGALLISDDEAGVLYRLSYSR
- a CDS encoding helix-turn-helix domain-containing protein — protein: MKSERLFTTREVAEMWNVSPSTIKRWADSGDLKCRRTPGGHRKFRVRELSEFQDKQGFEATGMLRDGDWEDPEIERAVNEKNMPVIHQALLRLALQNRRSKMRVLLERLHIRGLSLCQIYDRVVIPVMEAARAEDGSESVSEGHQRLLQINLDDAVHYLFPNLTCRKSHRKMALCASLDSPGLLHVNAISRVLEVEGWDVYNVGDHIRFSLLADLVKNEPFELICVTAQRLRKVDKMAKEYNVLYEAAHPYRIPILLSGPGFARKKYRKRFPDADYVSNHRALRRHAVKR